The Naumovozyma dairenensis CBS 421 chromosome 1, complete genome genome includes a region encoding these proteins:
- the NDAI0A06210 gene encoding 60S ribosomal uL23 domain-containing protein (similar to Saccharomyces cerevisiae RPL25 (YOL127W); ancestral locus Anc_3.43), producing MKKVEDGNTLVFQVSMKSNKYQIKKAVKELYEVDVLSVNTLVRPNGTKKAYVRLTADYDALDIANRIGYI from the coding sequence ATGAAGAAGGTTGAAGATGGTAACACTTTAGTTTTCCAAGTTTCTATGAAATCTAACAAGTATCAAATTAAGAAGGCTGTTAAGGAATTATATGAAGTTGATGTTCTATCTGTTAACACTTTAGTTAGACCAAATGGTACTAAGAAGGCTTACGTTAGATTAACTGCTGACTACGATGCTTTGGACATTGCTAACAGAATCGGTTACATTTAA
- the MRPS18 gene encoding mitochondrial 37S ribosomal protein uS11m (similar to Saccharomyces cerevisiae MRPS18 (YNL306W); ancestral locus Anc_3.42) produces the protein MKLHIFRHGGLSPSSIQRVPTIHSLKSFRYISTTNILSNKTNEENVSKPSDYLTDTTNNIFSSYASRNKLTQNKNANVANIMSPRDFNSKTGTINTIKYVLSCRFTKNNTHITYSAVVEDTAFQKKNPNLSYNEMVLYYMKLPQKVKFAISTGCLGFRKAARGEYEAGFQTATKAFQMIEEKGLTDKKIEIVMRDFGKGRSAFVAALNGKEGNNIRKYVARISDKTPLKFGGVRSPKIRRL, from the coding sequence ATGAAACTACATATTTTCAGACATGGAGGATTATCACCCTCCTCCATTCAAAGAGTCCCCACTATACACTCTCTAAAGTCATTCCGATATATCTCTACCACAAATATTCTATCGAATAAAACTAACGAAGAAAATGTGTCAAAACCAAGTGATTATTTGACTGACACAACAAATAAcatattttcatcatatGCGTCGAGAAACAAGCTAactcaaaataaaaatgctAATGTAGCAAATATAATGTCACCAAGAGATTTTAATTCCAAAACAGGGACAATCAATACTATAAAATACGTCTTGAGTTGTCGATTCACTAAAAACAATACACATATTACATATTCTGCTGTTGTTGAAGATACAGCATTTCAGAAAAAGAACCCTAATTTATCATACAATGAAATGGTATTGtattatatgaaattaCCTCAAAAGGTTAAATTTGCCATTTCGACTGGTTGTTTAGGCTTCAGAAAGGCTGCAAGAGGTGAATACGAAGCTGGGTTCCAAACGGCAACGAAAGCGTTCCAAATGATTGAGGAGAAAGGGCTGACTGATAAGAAGATCGAAATTGTTATGAGGGATTTTGGTAAAGGTAGATCTGCTTTTGTAGCTGCTTTGAATGGGAAAGAAGGTAATAATATTAGGAAGTATGTAGCAAGAATATCAGATAAGACACCATTGAAGTTTGGTGGGGTTAGATCACCAAAGATTAGAAGGTTGtga
- the NDAI0A06230 gene encoding UPF0220 family protein (similar to Saccharomyces cerevisiae VPS68 (YOL129W); ancestral locus Anc_3.40), translating to MDDQENRLFRLPYGSLSLGSFKTWFVYIAGALFGIGVCLLLDIALFSKLNNGSDVQVTFVDWISFICSILGMIVINSIERRQITMERMGVENKGLSSFILFIGCALTAGGFAGSIVILIVKYVMEDYTEYPALGMGVNNVLGNFCIFLSCIITWSIQNMGEEESSNFLAI from the coding sequence ATGGATGATCAAGAAAATAGATTATTTCGCTTACCGTATGGTTCATTGTCATTGGGTTCGTTCAAGACGTGGTTTGTATACATCGCAGGTGCCTTGTTTGGTATCGGGGTATGTTTACTTTTGGACATTGCATTATTTTCCAAGTTAAATAACGGGTCAGATGTTCAGGTTACATTTGTGGATTGGATCTCCTTCATATGTAGTATATTGGGGATGATCGTTATTAATTCTATTGAAAGGCGACAAATTACAATGGAACGGATGGGGGTTGAAAATAAAGGTCTTTCCagtttcattttatttattggatGTGCATTAACTGCAGGTGGCTTTGCGGGTTCCATTGTCATTTTGATTGTTAAATACGTTATGGAAGATTATACTGAGTATCCAGCGTTGGGAATGGGTGTGAATAATGTATTGGGAaatttttgtatatttttaagTTGTATTATCACATGGTCTATTCAAAATATGGGTGAAGAAGAGTCATCAAACTTCCTTGCAATATGA
- the KRI1 gene encoding Kri1p (similar to Saccharomyces cerevisiae KRI1 (YNL308C); ancestral locus Anc_3.39), whose translation MPRKKSAAKRARETAKKAQLNESPKEPVVLKADVEDAKLKVEKNDVSDYNDEDDEDDETSEDEDDFGELITEDVEEGINKVLSAIRNNETDKLLNPEVKFFEDPEKAVEKLTRTEKHKPIYLKDYHRMNILSGEAARDDDDTEQETVDGKQSYISQQKEEKSQLLNEIKNAFGNSDDEKDEEDDDGEDAFLKKKEPTKDHDNDDASKIILADPKENANQFLEEFVEQQAWIPRKGDKVLSMDGDMNELEDDEEFEDAVEKFENAYNFRYEDPNAAEIVSYARTQATLRRSQTSSRRRKRDEEKQVKEQNKTEKERKIQKKKTKKINQLTDILEQLKKEYGAEINEDMVKKITDTLLKNDFKDDEWDKVVADLFNEEFYNQEGKPTWDDEDDDIMADFYDKQKEEADKILNENNSEDEDDSTHNEAEIDNNDAEGPERKKSRKDKQKDKKSKKKEKKQLAELVENAIEQNKLAIVDEVEEEEEERKGRLRSKEEQTLKFRYREVSPESFGLTAREIFAADDTDLNEFIGLKKFAPYRPKELRAKDKRKVTKSRRLRDWRKKVFKNEKGLTGETDEILIPLEEKKVSEEQHHHSDRKRSKKRKHTSS comes from the coding sequence ATGCCAAGAAAGAAGTCAGCTGCTAAAAGAGCTAGAGAAACTGCTAAGAAAGCGCAACTAAACGAATCGCCTAAGGAACCTGTTGTATTGAAAGCAGATGTTGAAGACGCGAAACTAAAggttgaaaaaaatgatgttTCCgattataatgatgaagacgatgaagatgatgaaacaagtgaagatgaagatgattttgGTGAATTAATCACTGAGGATGTCGAAGAAGGGATCAATAAAGTTTTGTCGGCTATTagaaataatgaaactgataaattattgaatcCAGAAGTCAAATTTTTCGAAGATCCAGAAAAGGCTGTCGAAAAGTTAACTAGGACAGAAAAACATAAAcctatttatttaaaagattatCATAGAATGAATATTTTGTCTGGGGAGGCGGCAAGagacgatgatgatactgAGCAAGAAACTGTGGATGGTAAACAATCTTACATCTCACAGCAAAAGGAAGAGAAGAGtcaattattgaatgagATCAAAAATGCATTTGGAAATTCcgatgatgaaaaagacgaagaagatgatgatggtgaagATGCTttcttaaagaaaaaggaacCAACAAAAGATCATGACAACGATGATGCCAGTAAGATAATTTTGGCAGATCCTAAGGAAAATGCAAATCAATTCTTAGAAGAATTCGTTGAGCAACAAGCTTGGATCCCAAGAAAGGGTGATAAAGTTCTATCGATGGATGGTGATATgaatgaattagaagatgatgaagaatttgaagacGCTGtagaaaaatttgaaaatgcGTATAACTTTCGTTACGAAGATCCCAATGCTGCAGAAATTGTTTCTTACGCACGTACTCAAGCCACATTAAGAAGGTCACAAACATCCTCCCGTAGAAGAAAGAGAGATGAAGAAAAGCAAGttaaagaacaaaataagACCGAAAAAGAGAGAAAGATacagaaaaagaaaacaaagaaaatcaatcaattgaCTGATATCCTAGAacaattaaagaaagaatatgGGGCTGAAATAAATGAAGATATggtgaaaaaaattactgatactttattaaagaatgattttaaagatgatgaatggGATAAGGTTGTCGCGGACTTGTTTAATGAAGAGTTTTATAATCAAGAAGGAAAACCGACTTGGGATGATGAAGACGATGATATTATGGCGGACTTCTATGATAAACAAAAGGAAGAAGCTGACAAAATtctaaatgaaaataattctgaagatgaagatgactCTACTCATAATGAGGCGGAAATAGATAACAACGATGCGGAAGGTCCAGAAAGGAAGAAATCTAGAAAagataaacaaaaagataagaaatctaaaaaaaaggaaaagaagcAACTGGCAGAGTTGGTTGAAAATGCCATTGAACAGAACAAATTAGCTATTGTAGATGAGgtagaggaagaagaagaggaaagaAAAGGTAGACTTCGTtctaaagaagaacaaactTTAAAGTTCCGCTATAGAGAAGTTTCTCCAGAAAGTTTTGGTCTAACAGCAAGAGAAATATTTGCTGCCGATGATACTGACTTAAACGAGTTCATTGGTTTGAAGAAGTTTGCTCCCTACAGGCCTAAGGAGCTGAGAGCCAAAGATAAGAGGAAAGTAACGAAATCAAGAAGGCTTAGAGATTGGAGAAAGAAAGTgtttaaaaatgaaaaaggCCTAACCGGAGAAACTGACGAAATTCTAATTCCacttgaagaaaaaaaggtCTCTGAAGAACAGCATCATCATAGCGACAGAAAACGTAGtaaaaagagaaaacaTACTTCGTCTTAA
- the NDAI0A06250 gene encoding magnesium transporter CorA family protein (similar to Saccharomyces cerevisiae ALR1 (YOL130W); ancestral locus Anc_3.38), with protein sequence MVDRRTIKNDKHEESTAANNISQPNSSSPDSVERNEHGSGQCPLSKPSASHHARFSSHSSRSPINNMSASQSSKDIDGSAQKSLHSHDSKYASTHKKQGENGTDALNSKLSHLKHFLTEQDRNESNAQLSTNSPRTRAYSEASYPHTPQKKSRSSPRPRRKSRTSSFSSSHKPTIANDDNISRKSVDRQSDTNISVLSEATEDDVWMPTTSKQDKRINGIDFFELQKYVNDYKINLEKIRKLNHYSPLNSRYSISNSSTASTQLSPIMSAAAMKYTPKYAHSLNFKAATPSAQQQKNANHADATKKDDAAGVSFGPNKIETSSSEELNAGPSPVYQPPIRFSFFSTREEETIHSPEIASLLKDDRTFCDLFHQGKPTWWLNCICPTDEEMKILTSAFGIHALTTEDIKMQEPREKVEIFKTYYFISFHTLDIDKESENYLERINMYFIVFRNGILSFHYSPVDHCGNVRKRIRQLRNYVEVNADWICYALIDDITDHFAPVIHSIEYSADAFEDTVFLNRDSDFSTTLQRIGKNRRKVMALMRLLSGKADVIKMLAKRFHDYQKRQKSLLSTNNNSGNTTKPDESNNNSKDISTSEGSSTTITNNNNNNNHFLNTLHPIDDDSCIMLSYLPGGDIAMYLGDIQDHILTMQNNLRSYENIFARTHANYLAQLQVESFNSNNRVSEILGKVTILGTMLIPLNVITGLFGMNVKVPGRDVGNLAWFFGIFGVLFAIGIGGWIFANVWITRINKPILTTTNNPRKSNYFWKYLPASWRPHPDKNNDDDDEVSSTISTRSTSVYSKQSKSSMASRYSRYQ encoded by the coding sequence atgGTTGATCGGAGAACCATAAAGAACGATAAACATGAAGAAAGCACCGCAGCCAATAACATCTCTCAACCAAATTCTAGCTCTCCTGATTCAGTCGAAAGAAATGAACATGGTAGTGGACAATGCCCTCTTAGCAAACCATCTGCTAGTCACCATGCTAGATTTAGTTCTCATTCAAGCCGCTCACCAATCAACAATATGAGTGCATCTCAATCAAGCAAAGATATCGACGGTAGTGCTCAGAAATCGCTACATTCTCATGATTCCAAATACGCCAGCACCCATAAGAAACAAGGAGAGAATGGGACTGATGCTCTAAATTCAAAACTGTCTCATCTTAAACATTTCTTGACAGAACAGGATAGGAATGAAAGTAATGCTCAACTGAGTACTAATTCTCCCAGAACTCGTGCTTATTCTGAAGCATCATATCCTCACACGCCCCAAAAGAAATCACGATCATCACCAAGACCAAGGAGAAAGTCAAGAACTTCAAGTTTCTCTTCATCTCACAAACCAACTATAGCAAATGACGACAACATTTCTAGGAAAAGCGTCGACAGACAATCAGACACTAATATTTCTGTTCTATCCGAAGCTACAGAAGACGATGTTTGGATGCCAACTACTTCTAAGCAAgataaaagaattaatggGATTGATTTCTTCGAACTTCAAAAATATGTGAATGATTATAAGATAAATTTGGAGAAAATTaggaaattgaatcattattcACCATTAAATTCtagatattcaatttccaattcttcaaCTGCATCAACTCAGCTATCGCCCATTATGTCCGCTGCAGCCATGAAATATACTCCAAAGTATGCTCACTCATTGAATTTCAAAGCGGCTACACCAAGTGCccaacaacaaaagaatGCCAATCATGCTGATGCAACGAAAAAGGATGACGCTGCAGGAGTTTCATTCGGACCTAATAAAATCGAAACATCGTCAAgtgaagaattgaatgcAGGCCCTTCGCCGGTATATCAACCGCCCATTAggttttcatttttttccacaagagaagaagaaacgaTTCATTCACCGGAGATAGCCTCCTTACTTAAGGATGATAGGACGTTTTGTGATCTTTTCCACCAAGGCAAACCAACATGGTGGTTAAATTGTATATGTCCcacagatgaagaaatgaaaatattgacATCAGCATTTGGAATCCATGCATTAACCACGGAAGATATCAAGATGCAAGAACCAAGAGAAAAAGTGGAAATATTCAAGActtattatttcattagTTTTCATACTTTAgatattgataaagaatCTGAAAATTATTTGGAAAGAATCAATATGTATTTCATCGTTTTCCGTAACGGAATTCTAAgttttcattattctcCTGTGGATCACTGTGGTAATGttagaaaaagaattagacaattaagaaattatgTGGAAGTGAATGCTGATTGGATTTGTTACGCTTTAATTGATGACATTACTGATCATTTCGCTCCTGTAATTCATTCCATTGAATATTCAGCTGACGCATTTGAAGATACTGTTTTTTTAAATAGAGACTCTGATTTCTCAACAACTTTACAAAGAATTGGGAAAAATAGAAGGAAAGTCATGGCATTAATGAGATTATTGAGCGGAAAAGCGGATGTCATTAAAATGTTGGCTAAGCGATTCCACGATTACCAAAAGAGGCAAAAATCTTTGCTCTccaccaacaacaactcTGGTAACACGACAAAACCAGatgaatcaaataataactcaAAGGATATAAGTACTTCAGAAGGTTCCAGCACTACTAttaccaacaacaacaataataataaccatTTTCTTAACACTTTACATCCAATCGATGACGATTCGTGTATTATGTTGTCATATTTACCAGGTGGAGATATCGCAATGTATCTAGGTGATATTCAAGATCATATTTTAACTATGCAAAATAATTTACGTTCCTACgaaaatatttttgctAGAACACATGCCAATTATTTGGCCCAGTTACAAGTTGaatcttttaattctaataatagGGTAAGTGAGATTTTAGGTAAAGTTACCATCTTAGGTACAATGTTGATCCCATTAAATGTTATTACCGGGTTATTTGGTATGAACGTTAAAGTACCAGGTAGAGATGTCGGAAATTTAGCTTGGTTTTTTGGTATCTTTGGTGTATTATTCGCAATCGGAATTGGTGGTTGGATATTTGCAAACGTTTGGATTACACGTATCAACAAACCTATATTGACGACTACAAACAATCCTAGGAAATCGAACTACTTTTGGAAGTATCTACCAGCAAGTTGGCGTCCTCACCCTGAcaagaataatgatgatgacgatgaagTTTCGTCTACAATTAGCACCAGGAGTACTTCTGTATATTCAAAACAGTCTAAATCCAGTATGGCAAGTAGGTATAGCCGTTATCAATAA
- the STB1 gene encoding Stb1p (similar to Saccharomyces cerevisiae STB1 (YNL309W) and YOL131W; ancestral locus Anc_3.37) — protein MMSPEKEQELSHKILERAQMAQMTRQLKLGLSKVPQTKLHSSYSASNMRSNTIESHRDTNNNNKQEPNDRENDDNNELTDSKKRSGDAIELTTSINLISPTKKHQSEDINNKSKNTSESKIKNRNESPNNLGYSKISKSISNKLLPQIDIKTSEDKSTSELTMEEQDKEISEQDNIDKSTETPSGTPTTPKANKNATFSSDNSIAFNKNNEKIFMTPRRGGAFGNKKVFGGGGITTATTKEGGTEPGADLLMYLATSPYTALRPNTSSENRNGSQNNDEDNNKRTDSNHSDGTDETYVRNRTSKIPSTPSSYPHHAGADDAIRFSNMKPSISSPQSTFKVPHSVSNNASIAFSEVLMESPSMYMGTGNHNTNNGSQMTSFLSPQKRRTSFAPVAANMMNGNNIHNHTQSQNQTPKYTNGNGNALLSQVPTTPSRDLLSTSYGHNYNNMNNNLLKTPNFNMGDYIHNLFSPSPRVSLNHRRGSVNMNGNPMILPNGFGAFPNSDTSSMYGPPLVIGANQMGTKSSTSADEKDE, from the coding sequence ATGATGTCCCCAGAAAAGGAACAAGAATTATCTCATAAGATCTTAGAGAGGGCTCAAATGGCTCAAATGACCCGACAATTAAAACTGGGACTAAGTAAAGTACCACAAACTAAATTACATTCAAGCTACTCTGCATCTAATATGCGAAGTAATACTATAGAAAGCCATAGAGataccaacaacaacaacaagcaGGAGCCAAATGATCgagaaaatgatgataacaatGAATTGACTgattcaaagaaaagatcGGGGGATGCGATTGAATTAACCACGTCAATCAATTTGATATCGCCAACCAAGAAACATCAGTCAGAAGATATTAACaataaaagtaaaaataCAAGTGAGagtaaaattaaaaatagaaatgAATCACCAAACAATTTAGGATATTCCAAGATCTCGAAGTCAATtagtaataaattattaccacAAATTGATATAAAGACATCAGAGGATAAAAGTACATCCGAACTTACAATGGAGGAAcaagataaagaaatatcGGAACAAGATAACATCGATAAAAGCACAGAAACTCCAAGCGGCACACCAACCACTCCAAAAGCCAATAAAAATGCTACCTTTTCTTCCGATAATTCAATCGCTTTCAACAAAAACAATGAAAAGATATTTATGACACCAAGACGTGGTGGAGCATTTGGCAACAAAAAGGTTTTCGGAGGCGGAGGTATAACTACCGCTACGACAAAAGAAGGCGGCACTGAGCCAGGTGCAGATCTTCTAATGTATTTGGCTACAAGTCCCTATACAGCATTACGTCCAAATACCTCTTCAGAAAATAGAAATGGATCccaaaataatgatgaagacaATAACAAAAGAACAGATAGTAATCATAGTGATGGAACGGACGAAACATATGTAAGAAATAGAACCAGTAAGATACCAAGTACACCATCATCTTATCCTCACCATGCAGGGGCAGATGATGCAATCCGATTTTCTAACATGAAGCCATCCATATCATCACCACAATCTACTTTTAAAGTACCACATAGCGTATCTAATAATGCATCAATTGCCTTCTCAGAAGTGTTAATGGAGTCACCGTCCATGTATATGGGAACAGGAAAtcataataccaataatgGCTCACAAATGACATCATTCTTATCACCACAGAAAAGGAGAACAAGTTTTGCCCCAGTAGCTGCCAATATGATGAATGGTAACAATATTCATAATCATACTCAATCTCAAAATCAAACTCCCAAATATACGAATGGTAATGGTAATGCCCTACTGTCACAAGTACCAACAACTCCATCAAGGGATTTATTATCCACATCATACGGTCACAATTACAACAATATGAACAACAATTTGTTAAAGACACCGAACTTTAATATGGGAGATTATATTCATAATCTTTTCAGTCCATCACCAAGAGTATCATTAAATCATAGAAGAGGCAGCGTAAATATGAACGGGAACCCAATGATCTTACCCAACGGATTCGGAGCGTTCCCCAATTCAGATACTTCATCAATGTATGGTCCCCCTCTTGTTATCGGGGCAAATCAAATGGGTACCAAGTCTAGCACCTCTGCTgatgaaaaagatgaataG
- the ZIM17 gene encoding Zim17p (similar to Saccharomyces cerevisiae ZIM17 (YNL310C); ancestral locus Anc_3.36) — protein sequence MSMRIIGRTAITSSRNVVPMMMKMTMSTISRSLPSILGSSLTKISLYRQQCLPHSLDLKNNFSTTIIRSKDDTKDDRGQTGQKLGSFKVDKPQLMIAFTCKKCDTRSSHTMSKQAYTKGTVLITCPGCKNRHLIADHLKIFNDDHITIEDIMKSRGEDVSQSTDDLIFEDIPESLRETIGHYAKDAPEHMKEKLNNEEIHSLPPNTEEKL from the coding sequence ATGTCAATGAGAATAATAGGAAGAACCGCTATCACGAGTAGTCGTAATGTTGTGccgatgatgatgaagatgaccATGAGTACAATTTCAAGATCATTGCCATCAATATTAGGGAGTTCGCTCACTAAGATATCGTTATATCGTCAGCAATGTTTACCTCATAGCCtggatttgaaaaataactTCAGTACGACAATTATACGATCCAAGGACGATACTAAAGATGACAGAGGACAAACGGGGCAAAAATTAGGATCCTTTAAAGTAGATAAACCACAATTAATGATAGCATTTACTTGTAAGAAATGTGACACCAGATCCTCACACACGATGTCAAAACAAGCATACACGAAGGGGACAGTTCTCATAACCTGTCCCGGTTGTAAGAATAGGCATTTAATCGCTgatcatttgaaaatattcaatgatGATCATATCaccattgaagatattatgAAAAGTCGAGGTGAGGATGTTTCACAAAGCACCGATGATCtgatttttgaagatattcCTGAGTCTTTGAGAGAGACAATTGGACACTATGCTAAAGATGCTCCAGAACATatgaaagagaaattaaataatgaagagaTTCATAGTTTACCTCCAAATACCGAAGAAAAACTCTGA
- the NDAI0A06280 gene encoding regucalcin (similar to Saccharomyces cerevisiae YBR053C; ancestral locus Anc_3.262) yields the protein MSEFKDIKTFDQSDLKPWFRSPDSRLAEGITYINETDTLYWIDILKGEIHRLKKLTASGGEFKEENYNYLVLQDSNYVRDAKVKNPGISLDFNESVGVIFPDHSNDNIVLFGSRYGIGRCDLDIGTWEYILLYSESTEVDHDRVLRLRSNDGNISPCGKYIYIGLMNDFPLELKDEGCVLKIDLNGKTAEERIKVIWPRIKIPNAIHWNADGSLMYLTDSLSFTIWEYNESENTKKKLIDIKKSNNLDILSPEPDGSAVDISTGLLYTAVWSTRKVQVYQLKDGKLVQEILLPNNTPRISCCCIVGNDLFVTTGNMDTLEGEKVSNDTVGGCIYRVRNIIPNGAKFSSKVQLKY from the coding sequence ATGTcagaatttaaagatattaaaaCATTCGATCAAAGTGACTTGAAACCGTGGTTCAGATCCCCTGATTCTAGGTTAGCTGAAGGTATAACGTATATTAACGAGACAGACACATTGTATTGGATTGACATCCTTAAAGGAGAAATTCATagattaaagaaattgacaGCTTCCGGTGgtgaatttaaagaagagaattacaattattTAGTTCTTCAGGATTCAAATTACGTTAGAGATGCTAAGGTTAAAAATCCTGGAATTTCATTAGATTTTAATGAATCCGTTGGTGTTATCTTTCCCGATCATTccaatgataatattgtcCTGTTTGGTTCTAGATATGGTATCGGTAGATGTGATTTAGATATAGGTACTTGGGAATATATCTTATTATATTCGGAAAGTACCGAAGTAGATCATGATCGTGTTCTAAGATTAAGATCTAATGATGGTAATATTTCACCATGTGggaaatatatttatattggGTTAATGAATGATTTCCCACtggaattgaaagatgaagGTTGTGTTCTAAAAATTGATTTGAATGGTAAAACCGCTGAAGAAAGGATTAAGGTTATTTGGCCAAGAATCAAGATCCCTAACGCTATCCATTGGAATGCAGATGGTAGTTTGATGTATCTTACCGATTCATTGAGTTTCACAATTTGggaatataatgaatcGGAAAATactaaaaagaaattaattgatattaaaAAGTCTAACAATTTGGATATTCTTTCTCCTGAGCCTGACGGAAGTGCTGTTGATATTTCAACCGGATTATTGTACACAGCAGTCTGGTCTACTCGTAAAGTTCAAGTCTATCAATTAAAAGATGGTAAACTAGTTCAAGAAATTCTTTTACCTAATAATACACCAAGAATATCATGTTGTTGTATTGTTGGTAATGATCTTTTTGTAACCACTGGTAACATGGACACTTTGGAGGGTGAAAAAGTATCTAATGATACAGTAGGTGGTTGTATCTACAGAGTTCgtaatattattccaaatGGTGCGAAGTTTTCTTCTAAGGTTCAATTGAAGTACTGA